Part of the Intestinibacillus sp. Marseille-P6563 genome is shown below.
AAATCGCATAAAGTAATCCACAGCATAGCGCCAATACGTTCCCTGTTAAAAAGTATATGGTACATGGCATAGCGAACGAAAGCAGGAAAAGAGCTGCACACACGACCATACACACTTTATTGACCGAGAGTTTTTCCGTCCTCATTTGTTACCGCCCCCAATCCACATATATCCCATGCCGTAGACGGTTTTGATATAGGCATGGCCTGGATTTTCAATTTTGCTTCGTACCCGGCTGATTGTGGAAGTCAGCGCGTGTTCATCCACAAAATTCCCGTCAATATCCCACAGCTTTTCCAATAGCACCTGCCGGGTCAAAACAATCTGCGGATTTTTCGTCAGCACTTTCAAAAGCCGGTATTCCATCGGGGTAAAAGAGATGGTTTCCCCGCCCAGCGTTGCGGTCATTTCCGTAAAGTTGATAAACAGGTTGCCGTCATTGTAAAAGTCACCGCCAGATTGCTTTCTGATCCGAGCCAGCAATGCAGACACTTTTTTCTGAAATACGCTCATGGGAAAAGGCTTAGTCACATAATCATCCGCCCCCAGCTCGTAGCCTTTGAGCATATCGCTTTCCATATCGTTTGCCGTCAAGAAGATCACAGCGGTGTCTGGGTGGCTTTCCTTAATATCCCGGCAAAAATCA
Proteins encoded:
- a CDS encoding response regulator transcription factor, translating into MKILVVEDDRLLNNTLCYNLSAAGYEVDAALTKIVAERFCRKQEYDLIVLDINLPDGNGFDFCRDIKESHPDTAVIFLTANDMESDMLKGYELGADDYVTKPFPMSVFQKKVSALLARIRKQSGGDFYNDGNLFINFTEMTATLGGETISFTPMEYRLLKVLTKNPQIVLTRQVLLEKLWDIDGNFVDEHALTSTISRVRSKIENPGHAYIKTVYGMGYMWIGGGNK